The Sulfitobacter sp. SK011 genome contains the following window.
ACCCGGAACCAGCCATTGGTATGACCAAGTCGCATGGCCGTTTCGTCCGCACACCCGCCGCTCGATGCAAACCGGCGTGACGCACCGCCGCAGGTCTGGTTTGAGCCCAGAGTGACCAGTGCTGCGGAATAAACAAACGGCAGCACACCACGGAAAACCGACGTTGGTGCGTTTCGCGAAACCGATATACTGCCCGCATCGGCACTTAACTTGGGGCTCAATTTCAGCGATAGCCACTCTTGGCCAAGAGCCAGCAATCCTACCAAGGCATAATCCCATGAAACTCTTTTCGTGCGACAACATCGTGCGCCATGGTTGCTAAGGTTGTGAGATCGAATATCGGGAGCCGTAGTTCCCTTTGCAGCCGCGCCGCATAGGGCGGGAGATCGGTGCATTCCAGTACCATTGACCGGATTTCAGGAGAGTTCCGTTTTAGCGTCAGTGCTGCGTCAAATACTTCGGATTCTATCAAATCCAAGTCCATAGACGTTCGTTCGTTTCTCAGAATTACCTGTGCAAATTCTGAGGTGTTCTCCAAGCCTTGAATGACAACCGGAACATCCCCAGCACCGACCGCTTTGAGATGAGCATTGCTCAATGCTGCTTTATCTGCGGTCAGGATTCCAACTGGTGCGCTACCACCAGTCATGTGAAATGCCAGTGGCACCTGAATGAGGCTAGAGGAAAAAACAGGAATATTTACGGCAGCGGCCAACTCGCGTTGAAACAGCGCAAGGAATCCACAGCTTCCGGTAATGGCGCGCACGCCTTCACGTTCGAGCTTTCTGGCACCGACCAAGAAGGGCTCCAACAGCTCTCGCGAAGGGTTGTTCAGTAAGTCAGGAACAGTGACACCCTCGATCATCTCATAGAGGACGGGAAACGAAAGGCTTGAGGGGTTTTTGATATGGCCGGGTGGCTTTGGAAAATAACTTTCAAGGCAAAGTACGCCTATGGAGGCACCACATATATTCTGACCGCCCGCATGGGTTACCATTTTGAAACTCTCCACTAATGTTTAAAAACGCTGAATACTATATGGCGCAAGATCAATATTTGGCGGCACACCTGCAACAAGATCGGCCAACAGCTCACCGGTCTTGGGTGCCATCATTAACCCATAATGAGAATGACCGAACGCAGCAAAAAGCCCCGGTTGCCCTGCGATAGGGCCAAGCGCCGGCAGGCTGTCGGGAAATGAAGGACGTCGGCCCAGCCAGAATTTCATGTCACTGTCATTCAAATCCGGAAACATGGCGAGCGCTTGTTTGGCAAGCAGGGTTTTCTTACGCGGATCCGCAGCGTCGTCGATGGCTGCAAACTCCGAACTACCGGCAACCCGCAGACCAATTTCCATTGAACTTGCAACGATTTTAGCGTCCACATCCATAATGGAGTTGTTCAGTTGTAACTGGGAATTCGGGAATTCCACATGGTAACCACGTTCCGCGACCAACGGGATATTAAGTCCCAAAGGCTTTAAGATCGCGGCACTCCAAACTCCTGCCGCGAGAATGATCTTTTGCGCCTTAAGTGTGCTACCGTGCGTCGCAAGCGTCCAGCCGTCCGCATCTTTGGTCAAACTGGTGACCTCGGCTCGAATGATTTCCGCGCCCTGTGCCGCCGCTTTTTCGGCCAAAACCTGACCTAAGCGTCCCGGCGCACTTGCACGTGCTTGGCCTTTGATCAACACAGCCGCTTTGAAATTCCGAGAGAGAGCCGGTTCCAGCCGTTGCAGTTCTTGTTGACCAATGAGCTCCAGTTCCGCACCCTTTTCCTTGCGAATGGTATTCCCAAGATCTCCCAAGCTGGCCCGCCGCGCATTGCGAAAGGCGTGAACATACCAGCTGTCAACGACAAGGTTTTCGTGACCGGTGCCTTCGAGGTGGCGGCGAAACAACGTGACAGAGGGCTGACACAATACTTCCATTGCGTCGGATATATCGTGAACTGTTGCTTCGTTTGAGTTGGAGAGAAACCTCAAACCCCATGGAATCATTTTTGGCCAAAATGACGGACGGATCGTCAAGGGACCGGCTGCGTTTAGCAACATGCCGGGAATGGACTTCCAAATGCCCGGTAAGGCCTGCGGCACAACGGACCAGGGCGAAATAATACCCGCGTTGCCAAAGGATGTCTCTTGCCCCGGCTCTCCACGGTCAATCAAGCGAACGTTTACGCCGCGTTCTTGCAACGATAGTGCGCAGCAGATGCCAACAATGCCCGCGCCCAGAATGGTGACAGTTTCTTTCATCCGTTTTACGCGGGTTTCAGCTTGGAACGGCGGGCCATCATTTGCGTCACGATAACGGGCGATGCAATGAGTAGCGCGACTGTCTGACGTCAGCACCCGCGGGACAGATTTGAGGGTTTGAATAAGGGAGGATTTCTGGTTCATCTTATCGATTAGGAGATCGAGATGACGAAGAAAGCCCAGACGTCCAAAGACGCTGCCGACAAGGTAGTTAAGAACATCCGCCGTAAGACCCGGCAGACATATTCAGCTGAAGAGAAGATCCGCATTGTATTGGCAGGCTTGCGCGGCGAGGAAAGCATCTCGGTGCTGTGTCGCCGCGAAGGTATCGCTGAGAGCCTTTATTACAGCTGGTCGAAGGAATTTCTCGAAGCTGGCAAGCGCCGGTTATCTGGCGACACGGCACGGCAGGCCACATCGCCTGAGGTAAAGGATTTGCGTTCTGAGTCCTTGGCCCTGAAAGAATGCGTTGCCGATCTGACCCTTGAGAACCGTCTGCTCAAAAAAAGCATGACAGGGGCTGGGGAGTTCGAGGAATGAGATACCCTGCGTCTGAGAAACTGGAGATCATCCGCACCGTTGAGGGATCGCATCTGCCAGTCAAGCAGACCCTCGACATGCTGGGCATCCCACGCACGACATTCTATCGATGGTACGATCTCTATGTCGACGGCGGCCTGGATGGACTGGCTGACAGATCTCCACGCCCAAGATCGGTCTGGAACCGCATCCCGGATGCCCGCCGTGGCGACCTGATTGAGTTTGCGCTGGAACATGAAGAGCTGACCACCCGGGAACTGGCCGTCAAATACACGGATGAGAAGCGGTATTTTATATCTGAATCGTCAGCTTATCGCATTCTCAAAGCTGCTGATCTCATCACCGCACCGGATTACGTGGTGATCAAAGCGGCCGATGAGTTCAAAGATAAGACAACGGCCATCAACGAGATGTGGCAGACCGACTTCACCTACTTCAAGATCATTGGCTGGGGTTGGTATTATCTCAGCACGATCCTGGACGATTACAGCCGCTACATCATCGCCTGGAAGCTCTGCACAAATATGCGGGCCGAAGATGTGACAGACACGATTGAACTGGCTCTGACAGCATCAGGCTGCGACCAGGCTGTTGTGCGGCACAAGCCACGTCTGCTTAGCGACAACGGCTCATGCTACATCTCAGGCGATCTGACCAAGTGGTTGGAGGATCAAAAAATGACGCATGTCCGCGGCGCGCCATTCCACCCGCAGACCCAAGGCAAGATCGAACGCTGGCACCAGACCATGAAGAACAGGGTTCTGCTGGAGAACTACTACCTACCCGGTGATCTCGAACGCCAAATCGGGGCCTTCGTCGAATACTACAACAACCAGCGTTACCACGAGAGCCTGAACAACGTCACACCCGCAGACGTCTACTTCGGTCGCGACAAAGCCATTCTCAGGGAAAGGAAGAAGATCAAGAAACAGACAATCCAACAACGTCGCTTGCAACATCAAAAACAAGCAGCATAATCAATCACACAAACGAGCCAGAGCCTCCAATGCTCAAGCCGCTCTGATGTTCCATTTTATATGAAGACGGACAATTCATGTTGCTATGCAGGGTTAGGTTCTTGTTCTGCGCAGAGACTTGTCCCGTTGGTTGATGCAGGTCTGATAGCTGGGCGTAACCCGGCAGTTCTTGGGGTCAGTTACTCTAACACACTGAAAGCAAACATCCTTGAGACCATCGCGCCGCCATGGAAAAGTGTCTCGTAGCGATTGCCGTCCAGAGCGCTCACCGTGAAACAATTGACGCGTTCTCCCACCGATTCGCCCCATGTAGTCATTTCATAGCAAAGCACGTTTTGGGTAATTTCCCAGGTCCCTCTATCAAAGCAATCGCCCTCTGCGCTGCCCAATCTCAAGCAAACTGATCCGCTGTTGTCCCAATTCCAGAAGCCATATTCAGCGTGTTCAGCCTGCCATGTCCCTGCGAGCGCCAGTTT
Protein-coding sequences here:
- a CDS encoding aspartate/glutamate racemase family protein yields the protein MVTHAGGQNICGASIGVLCLESYFPKPPGHIKNPSSLSFPVLYEMIEGVTVPDLLNNPSRELLEPFLVGARKLEREGVRAITGSCGFLALFQRELAAAVNIPVFSSSLIQVPLAFHMTGGSAPVGILTADKAALSNAHLKAVGAGDVPVVIQGLENTSEFAQVILRNERTSMDLDLIESEVFDAALTLKRNSPEIRSMVLECTDLPPYAARLQRELRLPIFDLTTLATMAHDVVARKEFHGIMPW
- a CDS encoding FAD-binding oxidoreductase, encoding MKETVTILGAGIVGICCALSLQERGVNVRLIDRGEPGQETSFGNAGIISPWSVVPQALPGIWKSIPGMLLNAAGPLTIRPSFWPKMIPWGLRFLSNSNEATVHDISDAMEVLCQPSVTLFRRHLEGTGHENLVVDSWYVHAFRNARRASLGDLGNTIRKEKGAELELIGQQELQRLEPALSRNFKAAVLIKGQARASAPGRLGQVLAEKAAAQGAEIIRAEVTSLTKDADGWTLATHGSTLKAQKIILAAGVWSAAILKPLGLNIPLVAERGYHVEFPNSQLQLNNSIMDVDAKIVASSMEIGLRVAGSSEFAAIDDAADPRKKTLLAKQALAMFPDLNDSDMKFWLGRRPSFPDSLPALGPIAGQPGLFAAFGHSHYGLMMAPKTGELLADLVAGVPPNIDLAPYSIQRF
- a CDS encoding IS3 family transposase (programmed frameshift), with product MTKKAQTSKDAADKVVKNIRRKTRQTYSAEEKIRIVLAGLRGEESISVLCRREGIAESLYYSWSKEFLEAGKRRLSGDTARQATSPEVKDLRSESLALKECVADLTLENRLLKKKHDRGWGVRGMRYPASEKLEIIRTVEGSHLPVKQTLDMLGIPRTTFYRWYDLYVDGGLDGLADRSPRPRSVWNRIPDARRGDLIEFALEHEELTTRELAVKYTDEKRYFISESSAYRILKAADLITAPDYVVIKAADEFKDKTTAINEMWQTDFTYFKIIGWGWYYLSTILDDYSRYIIAWKLCTNMRAEDVTDTIELALTASGCDQAVVRHKPRLLSDNGSCYISGDLTKWLEDQKMTHVRGAPFHPQTQGKIERWHQTMKNRVLLENYYLPGDLERQIGAFVEYYNNQRYHESLNNVTPADVYFGRDKAILRERKKIKKQTIQQRRLQHQKQAA